Below is a genomic region from Bacillaceae bacterium S4-13-56.
TGATAGATGGTATTTTGACAGACTTTGGATTCAGTACACATGTAGATCATGTATTGATTTATCCTGACATTGACCATGATTATATTTATTGCCTCATTGTTCTTAAAAAGAATTTGGAAAAAGAATTAATTAAGAACTTGGGAACATCTTGAAACTATGTAAAAGTACTGTATGTATTATCTTTTCCAAGAAGATAGGCGGTAGCGTTACTCAAACATGTAGAGGAGGGAAAAGATGTGTTAGAAAAATTAAGTGACGAATTATTGATTTCAACTTATCATCAGGCCATAAAATTGAATTTAGATCCACTATTTATAAAGTATTTGGAAGCCGAGTTAATCAAACGAGGAATCCACCCTTCTTCAAAATTCCTTCATTGTAAAGATAGGTTTGATAAAGATTTTATAGAGGAATGATAGAAGAAAAGAGAAGTTTTTTTGTACTATCAGTTATTTATGAATCTATGAAGCTAATGGAGGTTTATGTTTTTGTAATAAAACCAACCTCTTGGAAACATAAGGTAGGACAAGCCTATTTCTATATTCCAAGAGGCTGGAGCTGAAAATGATGAAGAGCTTCATTTATTTCGTGTAGGTTATAGTTTTGCCTTTCCAAGAAAAATTGGATGACTAAATCTCCTTTATCACTATAGTTCATGGAAAATCCGGCTGAATGGAGGAATTCTTCTGTATCTTCCAGATCTAACTCTAAAGCAAGGGCCAAAGATAACACAGTACTTTTCTTCGGTTGATAGTTAGGATTTGAACGGATTTTGGAAAAATGTCTACGATCGATTCCTGCCTTATTGTAAATCTCTGAATCTTTCCTTTCTTTTTCGTCAATAAAACGGAATAATAGTTGCTGGAAAGTTGGCTTTTGTTTTTCTTTTATAAATTCATCAAGCTCTGGAATGGCCATTTCCTTCGTGCTGTATTCTAAATCCTCAACAAACCTCATTTCATTCATTACATGAATTTCAATCTCAAGGTGATCATTTATGTATTGTTCAAGTTCCCTCTTTAACTTTTCTTTAAGCATCAGTATACCTCCTCTTATTTTGTCACTTGCTAGGCGACCATTTCCTTCTTTTTGCTTGCTATTATTATAACAAGAAAACCTTAGGAGGATGATGGTGATGAATAACAAGAAGACGGAAATTATTTTTTTGCTAGACAGAAGTGGATCTATGGCTGGCTTGGAAAGTGATACGATTGGCGGATTCAATAGTTTTATTGAAAGACAGTGTTCATTGGATGGAGAAACACTTTTAACAACTGTCTTGTTTGATGATCGTTATGAGGTCCTTTGGGATGGTGTAAATGCCAAAGATGTACGGCTTAC
It encodes:
- the sda gene encoding sporulation histidine kinase inhibitor Sda — encoded protein: MLEKLSDELLISTYHQAIKLNLDPLFIKYLEAELIKRGIHPSSKFLHCKDRFDKDFIEE